One Papaver somniferum cultivar HN1 unplaced genomic scaffold, ASM357369v1 unplaced-scaffold_76, whole genome shotgun sequence genomic window carries:
- the LOC113344456 gene encoding uncharacterized protein LOC113344456 — MREASDFVISTPVMAGSCNLEKHLGKVTEVGNLEKQPANPSTTYGKVTEVGNSETESQTLEKHWTYARRRKNLGRQGIKPKQAATSYLNPFDILSQEGESASLMMGTSGNGEEDCGSEPMDEIENNVTVETCEESNEESEFGTDKNERSSSDEEGTGKLKTLKDISIRQPIPKNQQVENLLKVSALLGVQGSKKDETKNIFSEIVEKHKSDKTAADRELAKLGWKGEQQNENLGRGKRTSAKKKK, encoded by the coding sequence ATGAGAGAAGCATCAGATTTCGTGATTTCTACACCCGTAATGGCTGGCAGCTGCAACTTAGAAAAGCACTTAGGGAAGGTGACTGAAGTTGGCAATTTAGAAAAGCAACCGGCTAATCCTAGTACAACATATGGGAAGGTGACTGAAGTTGGCAATTCAGAGACAGAGTCTCAAACCTTAGAAAAACATTGGACATATGCAAGAAGGAGAAAGAACTTAGGCAGACAGGGTATTAAACCAAAGCAAGCAGCAACCAGTTATCTTAATCCTTTTGATATCTTATCTCAAGAAGGAGAATCTGCTAGTTTGATGATGGGAACTTCTGGAAACGGGGAAGAAGACTGTGGCAGTGAACCAATGGATGAAATAGAGAATAATGTGACAGTGGAGACTTGTGAAGAGTCAAATGAAGAATCTGAATTTGGAACTGACAAGAATGAAAGGTCTTCAAGTGATGAAGAAGGAACTGGAAAATTGAAGACTCTCAAGGATATATCTATTAGACAACCTATACCAAAAAACCAACAGGTGGAGAATCTTTTGAAGGTAAGTGCTTTACTTGGAGTCCAGGGAAGTaaaaaagatgaaactaaaaacaTCTTTAGTGAAATTGTTGAAAAACATAAGAGCGACAAAACAGCGGCTGATAGAGAACTTGCGAAGCTAGGTTGGAAAGGAGAGCAGCAAAATGAGAACCTAGGCAGGGGTAAGAGAACTTCTGCTAAAAAGAAGAAATAG
- the LOC113344374 gene encoding NAC domain-containing protein 72-like, translated as MGDQNLDTKSELSPSEKYCKVGDQCYLKTFKGYPVDHECYIQSIPVGFRFKPTDAELISHHLTNKIIGKPLDPNYIQQVNIRDYAPAELTDMYKEYAVDGSEWYFFTKRERKYPNGNRPKRDAGGRGGYWKATGTTQAIKDENEREIGSKRTLVYYKWDDKELRIKGNETKTDYKMHEYVASAPAKSAEDPDTADIEHSIDQGSKVKAFTDFALCKIYLNPPRTTGNSEPVYTPANSDDNSEEEFVDPFPYFGTGLSPSEENELFERELIEENQTNEYFNNLPDTDPTHPDFYDFDGQEILTDEQLPFMSCNRTHCPVPTPQKSRQRRHQRK; from the exons ATGGGTGACCAAAACTTGGATACAAAGTCAGAATTATCTCCATCTGAAAAATACTGCAAAGTTGGTGATCAATGTTACTTAAAAACTTTCAAGGGCTACCCTGTTGATCATGAGTGTTACATACAAAGTATACCAGTTGGTTTTAGATTTAAACCAACTGATGCTGAGCTAATATCTCATCACCTCACTAACAAAATCATAGGAAAACCATTAGATCCTAACTACATCCAACAGGTAAACATCCGCGACTACGCACCTGCGGAGCTTACAG ATATGTATAAGGAATATGCTGTGGATGGATCAGAATGGTATTTCTTTACCAAACGAGAACGAAAATATCCCAACGGGAATCGTCCTAAACGTGATGCTGGCGGCCGTGGAGGATATTGGAAAGCTACCGGGACTACTCAGGCGATTAAGGACGAAAATGAGAGAGAAATTGGGTCTAAAAGGACTTTGGTTTACTATAAATGGGATGATAAGGAGTTACGGATCAAAGGAAACGAAACTAAGACTGACTACAAAATGCACGAGTACGTTGCGTCCGCCCCAGCAAAATCTGCTGAAGATCCTGACACTGCTGATATTGAACATTCAATCGATCAAGGCAGTAAAGTGAAGGCG TTTACAGATTTTGCCTTGTGTAAAATATATTTGAATCCTCCTAGAACGACAGGAAACTCAGAACCGGTCTATACTCCAGCTAATTCTGATGATAATAGTGAAGAGGAATTCGTCGATCCGTTTCCATATTTTGGAACTGGTCTAAGTCCATCGGAGGAAAATGAACTCTTTGAGAGGGAACTGAtagaagaaaatcaaacaaacGAGTACTTTAATAATCTACCAGACACGGACCCAACCCATCCAGATTTCTATGATTTTGATGGTCAAGAGATTCTCACTGATGAGCAACTCCCCTTTATGAGTTGTAACCGGACACATTGTCCAGTTCCCACGCCACAGAAGTCACGTCAACGGCGGCATCAGCGCAAATAG
- the LOC113344302 gene encoding uncharacterized protein LOC113344302 isoform X1, translated as MKKEFFRMAKACEPGHWLCVPQRRAVRWLLGTTPWFKSKVILFLKVQLHPSRNYHISCRPWEEAITPISSKPFHSRCKHSRWNPGCPLTSFTKTWRLVSNGTIPWPCGSELVWNGGYQFTTTVLVSAQARKFACNVEKVEAKERSQASGWKSR; from the exons ATGAAAAAGGAATTCTTTAGAATGGCTAAGGCTTGTGAACCAG GGCACTGGTTGTGCGTTCCACAAAGGCGTGCAGTGCGATGGTTGCTGGGTACAACACCTTGGTTTAAGTCCAAAGT CATCCTTTTTCTTAAGGTCCAGCTCCACCCATCCCGTAACTACCACATATCTTGCAGGCCGTGGGAAGAAGCAATAACTCCCATATCTTCAAAGCCATTTCATTCAAGATGTAAACATTCAAGATGGAACCCGGGTTGTCCATTAACTTCGTTCACTAAAACATGGCGTTTGGTCAGCAATGGCACGATTCCATGGCCCTGCGGATCAGAACTGGTATGGAATGGTGGATACCAGTTTACTACTACGGTTTTAGTTTCTGCGCAG GCAAGAAAGTTTGCTTGTAATGTTGAGAAAGTTGAAGCCAAAGAAAGAAGTCAAG CTTCAGGATGGAAAAGTAGATGA
- the LOC113344302 gene encoding uncharacterized protein LOC113344302 isoform X2, whose amino-acid sequence MKKEFFRMAKACEPGHWLCVPQRRAVRWLLGTTPWFKSKVILFLKVQLHPSRNYHISCRPWEEAITPISSKPFHSRCKHSRWNPGCPLTSFTKTWRLVSNGTIPWPCGSELVWNGGYQFTTTVLVSAQARKFACNVEKVEAKERSQGDYC is encoded by the exons ATGAAAAAGGAATTCTTTAGAATGGCTAAGGCTTGTGAACCAG GGCACTGGTTGTGCGTTCCACAAAGGCGTGCAGTGCGATGGTTGCTGGGTACAACACCTTGGTTTAAGTCCAAAGT CATCCTTTTTCTTAAGGTCCAGCTCCACCCATCCCGTAACTACCACATATCTTGCAGGCCGTGGGAAGAAGCAATAACTCCCATATCTTCAAAGCCATTTCATTCAAGATGTAAACATTCAAGATGGAACCCGGGTTGTCCATTAACTTCGTTCACTAAAACATGGCGTTTGGTCAGCAATGGCACGATTCCATGGCCCTGCGGATCAGAACTGGTATGGAATGGTGGATACCAGTTTACTACTACGGTTTTAGTTTCTGCGCAG GCAAGAAAGTTTGCTTGTAATGTTGAGAAAGTTGAAGCCAAAGAAAGAAGTCAAGGTGATTATTGTTAA